The following coding sequences are from one Mesorhizobium onobrychidis window:
- a CDS encoding molybdenum cofactor biosynthesis protein MoaE — translation MPGAVVPTVRIQAEDFDVAAEVAKMTQGRADIGAVVTFSGLCRDEAGRLAALELEHYPGMAEAEIGRIAAEAVGRWPLQGLTAIHRHGRIAPGENIVLVVAASAHRQAAFEAANFLMDYLKSRAPFWKKEHHTDGSQGGWVDAKEADDEAASRWKQAVPKRN, via the coding sequence ATGCCCGGCGCGGTGGTGCCGACGGTGCGCATCCAGGCGGAGGATTTCGATGTCGCCGCCGAGGTCGCCAAGATGACGCAAGGCCGCGCCGACATCGGCGCCGTGGTGACTTTCTCGGGTCTCTGCCGCGATGAAGCGGGCAGGCTGGCGGCACTCGAACTCGAACATTATCCCGGCATGGCCGAGGCCGAGATCGGCCGCATCGCCGCCGAGGCGGTCGGCCGCTGGCCGCTGCAGGGCCTCACCGCCATCCATCGCCACGGCAGGATCGCGCCCGGTGAGAACATCGTGCTGGTGGTCGCGGCCTCCGCGCACCGGCAGGCGGCGTTCGAGGCGGCGAACTTCCTGATGGACTATCTGAAATCGCGCGCGCCGTTCTGGAAGAAGGAACACCATACCGACGGCTCGCAAGGCGGCTGGGTCGACGCCAAGGAGGCCGACGACGAGGCCGCAAGCCGTTGGAAGCAGGCTGTGCCGAAACGAAATTGA
- the moaD gene encoding molybdopterin converting factor subunit 1, with the protein MSTRLIYFAWVRERIGKPQEDVELPAGIETVADLLRWLKSRGEEYEHALQYPDVIRVAINQEHVEHREKISGAREIALFPPMTGG; encoded by the coding sequence ATGTCGACGAGGCTCATCTATTTCGCCTGGGTGCGCGAGCGGATCGGCAAGCCGCAAGAGGACGTCGAATTGCCCGCCGGTATCGAGACGGTGGCCGACCTGCTGCGCTGGCTGAAATCGCGCGGCGAGGAGTACGAGCACGCGCTGCAATATCCTGACGTGATCCGCGTCGCCATTAACCAGGAACATGTCGAGCACCGCGAGAAGATATCAGGCGCGCGCGAGATCGCGCTGTTCCCGCCGATGACGGGTGGCTGA
- the pgsA gene encoding CDP-diacylglycerol--glycerol-3-phosphate 3-phosphatidyltransferase → MAQRAFNLPNMLTYVRILAVPLVVLCFFLEGHLKSSDFARWSALIIFLLASITDYFDGYLARAWQQTSNIGKMLDPIADKLLVATCLLLLAADTDRHAGIAGWSLWAAIIILCREILVSGLREYLAALKVSVPVTQLAKWKTTIQMVAIAFLLAGPAGDKIFPLTTQTGLVLLWIAALVTLYTGYDYFRAGLKHIMDE, encoded by the coding sequence ATGGCCCAGCGCGCATTCAACCTGCCCAACATGCTCACCTACGTCCGCATTCTCGCGGTGCCGCTGGTTGTGCTGTGTTTTTTTCTCGAAGGGCATCTGAAGTCGAGCGACTTCGCCCGCTGGTCGGCACTGATCATTTTTCTGCTGGCCTCGATCACCGATTATTTCGACGGCTATCTGGCGCGCGCCTGGCAGCAGACCTCGAATATCGGCAAGATGCTCGATCCGATCGCCGACAAGTTGCTGGTCGCCACGTGCCTGCTGCTGCTGGCGGCCGACACCGATAGGCATGCCGGCATCGCCGGCTGGTCGCTGTGGGCAGCGATCATCATCCTGTGCCGCGAGATCCTGGTCTCGGGCCTGCGCGAATACCTGGCGGCGCTGAAGGTCTCGGTACCGGTGACGCAGCTGGCAAAGTGGAAGACCACCATTCAGATGGTCGCCATCGCTTTCCTGCTCGCGGGACCTGCCGGCGACAAGATCTTCCCGCTGACCACCCAGACCGGGCTGGTGCTGTTGTGGATCGCCGCCTTGGTGACGCTTTACACCGGCTATGACTACTTCCGCGCCGGCCTCAAGCACATCATGGACGAGTAG
- the uvrC gene encoding excinuclease ABC subunit UvrC produces MSPMDQKHKRGGAADDLPPEVDLEDEAAEEIVDPSAPGSGGPDVAFTAIDWTPHAGDADGMVGAEVIQTLVKRLPNAPGVYRMMNAAGDVLYVGKARSLKKRVTNYAQGRFHTSRIGRMVRETATMEFVVTRTEIEALLLEANLIKRLRPRFNVLMRDDKSFPYILLTGDHVSPGIYKHRGARSRKGDYFGPFASAGAVGRTINSLQRAFLLRSCTNSFYENRTRPCLLFQIKRCAGPCTGEISHSDYARLVAEAKDFLSGRSQKVKTDISAAMQQAAENLDFERAAIYRDRLAALSHVQSHQGINPQTVDEADVYAIHQEGGQVCIQVFFFRTGQNWGNRAYFPKADPALDAAEVLGSFLAQFYDDKPTPRTILLSHGVEDQELLAEALSTRAGRKVAISVPQRGEKKDLTDNALQNAREALGRRLAETSTQGRLLTGFAETFGLKKTPVRIEVYDNSHIMGTNAVGAMVVAGPEGFVKNQYRKFNIRSTEITPGDDFGMMREVMERRFSRLLKEHGDMPQSELAADDTLAEQGDGIEDAGGFPAWPDVILIDGGQGQMTAVRKILADLGIEDRVQAIGIAKGQDRDAGRERFFVRGKPPFSLPVRDPVLYFVQRLRDEVHRFAIGSHRARRKKEMVKSPLDEISGIGPGRKRALLMHFGTAKAVSRAAIEDLVKVDGISEQVAKLVYNHFHES; encoded by the coding sequence ATGAGTCCCATGGACCAGAAACACAAACGAGGCGGCGCCGCCGACGACCTGCCCCCCGAGGTCGACCTCGAGGACGAGGCGGCGGAGGAGATCGTCGATCCGTCAGCTCCCGGTTCCGGCGGTCCTGATGTCGCCTTCACGGCCATCGATTGGACGCCGCATGCCGGCGATGCCGACGGGATGGTCGGCGCCGAAGTCATCCAGACCCTGGTCAAACGGCTGCCCAACGCGCCCGGCGTCTACCGCATGATGAATGCCGCAGGCGACGTGCTCTATGTCGGCAAGGCGCGCAGCCTGAAGAAGCGGGTGACCAATTACGCGCAAGGCCGCTTCCACACCAGCCGCATCGGCCGCATGGTGCGCGAGACGGCGACGATGGAGTTCGTCGTCACCCGCACCGAGATCGAAGCGCTGCTGCTGGAAGCTAACCTTATCAAGCGCTTGCGGCCGCGATTCAATGTGCTGATGCGGGACGACAAGTCGTTCCCCTACATCCTGTTGACCGGCGATCATGTCTCGCCCGGCATCTACAAGCATCGCGGCGCGCGCTCGCGCAAGGGCGACTATTTCGGCCCCTTCGCCTCGGCCGGCGCCGTCGGCCGCACCATCAATTCGCTGCAGCGCGCTTTCCTGCTCAGGAGCTGCACCAACTCCTTCTACGAGAACCGCACCCGGCCGTGCCTGCTGTTCCAGATCAAGCGCTGCGCCGGCCCGTGCACCGGCGAAATCTCGCATAGTGACTATGCCAGGCTGGTCGCCGAGGCGAAGGACTTCTTGTCCGGCCGCAGCCAGAAAGTGAAGACTGATATCTCCGCCGCCATGCAGCAGGCCGCGGAAAACCTCGACTTCGAGCGCGCTGCCATCTATCGCGACCGGCTGGCGGCGCTGTCGCATGTGCAGAGCCATCAGGGCATCAACCCGCAGACCGTCGACGAGGCCGATGTCTACGCCATCCACCAGGAAGGCGGCCAGGTCTGCATCCAGGTGTTCTTCTTCCGCACCGGTCAGAACTGGGGCAACCGCGCCTATTTCCCAAAGGCCGATCCGGCGCTGGACGCGGCCGAGGTGCTGGGCTCGTTCCTGGCGCAATTCTATGACGACAAGCCGACGCCGCGCACCATCCTGTTGTCGCATGGCGTCGAGGACCAGGAATTGCTGGCGGAGGCGCTCTCCACCCGTGCGGGTCGCAAGGTGGCGATCTCGGTGCCGCAGCGCGGCGAAAAGAAGGATTTGACCGACAACGCCTTGCAGAATGCCCGTGAGGCGCTCGGCCGCCGGCTGGCCGAGACCTCGACGCAAGGGAGATTGCTCACCGGCTTCGCCGAGACCTTCGGCCTGAAAAAAACACCGGTGCGCATCGAGGTCTATGACAACTCCCATATCATGGGCACCAACGCCGTCGGCGCCATGGTTGTCGCCGGGCCGGAAGGCTTCGTGAAGAACCAGTACCGGAAATTCAACATCCGCTCGACCGAGATCACGCCGGGAGACGATTTCGGCATGATGCGCGAGGTGATGGAGCGGCGTTTTTCCCGGCTGCTGAAGGAACATGGCGATATGCCGCAGAGCGAACTGGCGGCGGACGACACCCTGGCCGAACAGGGCGACGGTATCGAGGATGCGGGCGGCTTCCCGGCCTGGCCAGACGTCATCCTCATCGATGGCGGCCAGGGCCAGATGACGGCAGTGCGCAAGATACTCGCCGATCTCGGCATCGAGGACCGTGTCCAGGCCATCGGCATCGCCAAGGGCCAGGACCGTGACGCCGGCCGCGAACGCTTCTTCGTGAGGGGCAAGCCGCCGTTTTCGCTCCCCGTGCGCGACCCGGTGCTCTATTTCGTCCAGCGGCTGCGCGACGAGGTCCACCGCTTCGCCATCGGCTCGCACCGCGCCCGCCGCAAGAAGGAGATGGTCAAGAGCCCGCTCGACGAGATCAGCGGCATCGGCCCGGGCCGCAAGCGCGCGCTGCTCATGCATTTCGGCACCGCCAAGGCGGTCAGCCGCGCCGCGATCGAGGATCTGGTCAAGGTCGACGGCATTTCCGAGCAGGTGGCGAAGCTGGTCTACAACCATTTTCACGAGAGCTGA
- a CDS encoding SDR family oxidoreductase, whose product MSKAAGTALVTGGGKRIGKAIVEDLAANGFAVAIHCNRSRAEAEALAARINGGHFGQDGRAAVVAADLTDMAAVGDLVGRAAAALGPVTLLVNNASLFVDDTVQDVDWIAWDRHFAVHVKAPALLAQEFARALPEGQDGLIVNMIDQRVWRPTPRYFSYALSKSTLWTETQMMAQALAPRIRVNAIGPGPTLKSARQEDSDFAAQVDGLILKRGPELPEFGATIRYLWRARSVTGQMIALDGGQHLAWQTPDVTGIIE is encoded by the coding sequence ATGAGCAAGGCCGCTGGAACGGCGCTGGTGACGGGCGGGGGCAAGCGGATCGGCAAGGCGATCGTCGAGGATCTGGCCGCGAACGGTTTTGCTGTCGCCATCCATTGCAACCGCTCGCGGGCCGAGGCGGAAGCGTTGGCTGCGCGGATCAACGGCGGCCATTTTGGCCAGGATGGCCGCGCCGCTGTGGTCGCCGCCGACCTGACCGACATGGCCGCGGTCGGCGACCTGGTCGGCCGCGCCGCAGCCGCGCTCGGACCTGTTACACTGCTGGTCAACAATGCCTCGCTGTTCGTGGACGACACGGTTCAGGACGTCGACTGGATTGCCTGGGACCGTCACTTCGCCGTCCATGTGAAGGCGCCGGCACTTTTGGCGCAAGAATTCGCCCGCGCTCTGCCGGAAGGCCAGGACGGGCTGATCGTCAATATGATCGACCAGCGCGTCTGGCGCCCGACGCCACGCTATTTCTCCTATGCGCTGTCGAAATCGACATTGTGGACAGAGACGCAGATGATGGCGCAGGCGCTGGCACCCCGCATTCGCGTCAACGCCATCGGCCCCGGCCCGACACTGAAGAGCGCGCGCCAGGAAGACAGCGATTTTGCCGCGCAGGTCGACGGCCTGATCCTGAAGCGCGGCCCGGAATTGCCTGAATTCGGCGCCACCATCCGCTATCTCTGGCGCGCGCGCTCGGTCACCGGCCAGATGATCGCGCTGGACGGCGGCCAGCACCTTGCATGGCAGACGCCGGATGTGACAGGCATTATCGAATGA
- a CDS encoding outer membrane protein, with protein sequence MQANLKFARPLAVAFGLFALGGTAYAADVISEEPPAPAPIAELPVASWAGPYAGVSVGYGFSGHADADDFGVDVDTDGFVGGVFGGYQWQQENFVYGAEADIGYSGIEGDDGGVEAKGGFEGSLRARLGYAVTPEILLYGTAGGALKNQEIEAAGSSDENTMLGWTAGVGTDIKITDNVFGRVEYRYTDFGDKDFDGIGKVKSTDNRVTFGVGMKF encoded by the coding sequence ATGCAAGCCAATCTTAAATTTGCGCGACCGCTGGCGGTGGCGTTTGGGCTCTTCGCCCTCGGCGGAACCGCCTATGCTGCTGACGTCATCTCGGAAGAGCCGCCGGCACCCGCCCCGATCGCCGAACTTCCGGTCGCTTCGTGGGCCGGTCCCTATGCTGGTGTGAGCGTCGGCTACGGCTTCAGCGGTCATGCTGATGCCGACGATTTCGGCGTCGACGTCGACACCGATGGATTCGTCGGCGGCGTCTTCGGCGGCTACCAGTGGCAGCAGGAGAACTTCGTGTACGGTGCTGAAGCCGATATCGGCTATAGCGGCATCGAGGGCGACGATGGTGGCGTCGAGGCCAAGGGTGGCTTCGAAGGTTCGCTGCGTGCCCGCCTCGGCTACGCCGTCACCCCGGAAATCCTGCTCTACGGCACCGCCGGTGGCGCGCTCAAGAACCAGGAGATCGAAGCCGCTGGTTCCAGCGACGAAAACACCATGCTCGGCTGGACGGCCGGCGTCGGTACCGACATCAAGATCACCGACAATGTGTTCGGCCGTGTCGAGTATCGCTACACCGACTTCGGCGACAAGGACTTCGACGGTATCGGCAAGGTCAAGTCGACCGACAACCGCGTCACCTTCGGCGTCGGTATGAAGTTCTAA